A DNA window from Brassica napus cultivar Da-Ae chromosome C1, Da-Ae, whole genome shotgun sequence contains the following coding sequences:
- the LOC106376920 gene encoding ABC transporter C family member 8 isoform X2, translated as MHTVWESSCGGSTQDGALHCSFCYLQLFSLEWLEQEPFQDKRLRSTSEILNSMKVIKLQSWEEEFKKQIESFRADEFRWLAKAQMTKAFGTFLYWLSPTIVSAVIFVACGLLKSAPLNASTIFTVLATLRVMSEPVRLIPEAISAIIQVNVSFDRINNFLLGDELKIDEVERSVLEKSGEVVDIQAGNFSWDPEMTKTPTLTNISLDINCGQTVAVCGPVGAGKSSLLHALLGEIPKVSGTVKVSGSIAYVSQTSWIQSGTIRDNILYGKPMEARRYNAAIAACALDKDLNDFRHGDLTEIGQRGLNLSGGQKQRIQLARAVYADADVYLLDDPFSAVDAHTAGVLFHKCVEDSLREKTVVLVTHQVEFLSEVDQILVMEEGRITQSGKYEELLMMGTAFQQLVNAHNESLGDFKQGGINREMGDINIVEKVKEEIKTIDTRGIQLTQEEEVESGYVGLKPFLDYFRVSQGWFLLSATVLGQVGFVVFQAASTYWLAFSIGIPKLSTTMVIGVYSVISTLSAGFVYSRAVTTVYLGLKASKAFFSGFTNAVFKAPMLFFDSTPVGRILTRASSDMNILDFDIPSAFILVVVPAVELTAALIVMTYVTWQVIIIALLALAATKVVQDYYLASARELIRINGTTKAPVMNYAAETSLGVVTIRAFGTVDRFFKSYLNLVDADAALFFLSNAAMEWVIMRIEILQNVTLFTCALLLILIPKGYIAPGLVGLSLSYALTLTQTQVFLTRWYCTLSNSIISVERIKQYMSIPEEPPAVVDGRRPPSSWPSNGTIHLQELKIRYRPNAPLVLKGISCTFREGTRVGVVGRTGSGKSTLISALFRLVEPASGCILIDGIDISKIGLKDLRMKLSIIPQEPTLFRGCIRTNLDPLGVYSDDEIWKALEKCQLKITISNLPNKLDSSVSEEGENWSVGQRQLFCLGRVLLKRNKILVLDEATASIDSATDAIIQKTIREEFSECTVITVAHRVPTVIDCDMVMVLSFGDIVEYNEPWKLMETDSYFSKLVAEYWASCRGHSSQNLQVHI; from the exons GATAAACGTCTGAGGTCAACCTCAGAGATTCTGAACAGTATGAAAGTCATTAAGCTGCAGTCATGGGAAGAGGAGTTCAAGAAACAGATTGAGTCTTTCCGTGCTGATGAGTTTAGATGGTTGGCTAAGGCTCAAATGACAAAGGCCTTTGGTACTTTCCTGTATTGGCTGTCTCCAACAATAGTTTCCGCTGTTATCTTTGTGGCGTGTGGTTTGCTGAAGAGCGCTCCGCTGAACGCAAGCACCATCTTCACTGTTTTAGCTACGCTGAGAGTTATGTCAGAGCCTGTTAGGCTTATACCTGAAGCTATCTCCGCTATCATCCAAGTCAATGTGTCTTTTGACAGGATAAACAACTTCTTGCTTGGTGATGAGCTGAAGATTGATGAAGTTGAAAGAAGTGTTCTGGAGAAATCTGGAGAAGTAGTTGACATACAAGCTGGCAACTTCAGCTGGGATCCAGAGATGACAAAGACTCCAACTCTAACGAATATAAGTTTGGACATAAATTGTGGGCAAACAGTTGCGGTTTGTGGACCAGTTGGTGCTGGAAAATCTTCGTTGTTGCATGCATTACTCGGAGAGATACCTAAAGTTTCTGGAACT GTAAAGGTCTCTGGGTCCATAGCTTATGTTTCTCAGACCTCTTGGATCCAAAGTGGTACCATAAGGGACAACATCCTCTATGGAAAGCCAATGGAAGCCAGACGATACAACGCTGCTATTGCAGCATGTGCGTTGGATAAGGACTTAAATGACTTTAGACATGGTGATCTCACAGAGATAGGACAAAGAGGGCTTAACTTGAGTGGAGGACAAAAGCAAAGGATTCAGTTGGCACGTGCCGTCTATGCAGACGCTGATGTTTACCTGCTTGATGATCCTTTTAGTGCTGTGGATGCTCATACTGCTGGAGTTCTTTTTCAT AAATGTGTTGAGGACTCGCTGAGGGAGAAAACTGTCGTTCTGGTCACTCACCAAGTTGAATTCCTCTCAGAAGTTGATCAAATTCTG GTTATGGAAGAAGGAAGAATCACTCAATCAGGTAAGTATGAGGAACTCTTAATGATGGGGACTGCATTCCAACAGCTGGTGAATGCTCATAATGAAAGCCTGGGAGATTTTAAGCAAGGGGGTATAAACAGAGAGATGGGAGATATCAATATTGTCgaaaaagtaaaagaagaaaTCAAAACAATTGATACAAGAGGGATCCAACTTACACAAGAGGAAGAAGTAGAGTCAGGTTATGTTGGATTGAAACCTTTCTTGGACTACTTCCGTGTCTCCCAAGGATGGTTTCTTCTATCAGCAACCGTATTGGGACAGGTTGGTTTTGTAGTTTTCCAGGCTGCATCAACATACTGGCTTGCATTTTCTATTGGGATCCCTAAACTCTCAACTACGATGGTTATTGGCGTCTACAGCGTTATCTCCACTCTCAGTGCTGGTTTTGTATACTCCAGAGCTGTTACGACTGTCTATCTTGGGCTAAAAGCTTCCAAAGCTTTCTTCTCTGGTTTCACAAATGCAGTCTTCAAAGCTCCCATGCTGTTCTTTGATTCTACTCCAGTTGGACGCATTCTCACCCGA GCCTCATCTGATATGAACATCTTGGACTTTGACATTCCATCTGCGTTCATACTTGTTGTAGTACCTGCTGTTGAGCTCACTGCTGCTCTTATCGTGATGACATATGTTACATGGCAAGTGATTATCATAGCTCTTCTTGCTCTGGCAGCCACCAAAGTTGTTCAG GATTACTATCTAGCCTCTGCAAGGGAGCTGATCAGGATCAATGGAACAACCAAAGCTCCAGTGATGAATTATGCTGCAGAAACCTCACTTGGAGTTGTGACAATAAGAGCTTTTGGAACGGTAGATAGATTCTTCAAAAGCTACCTAAACCTAGTGGATGCAGATGCGGCACTGTTCTTTCTGTCTAATGCAGCCATGGAATGGGTCATTATGAGGATAGAGATTCTGCAGAATGTGACTTTATTCACCTGTGCACTACTGCTTATCCTTATTCCCAAGGGATACATAGCTCCAG GTTTAGTTGGGCTCTCACTCTCATATGCATTAACATTGACACAAACTCAGGTGTTTCTAACCAGATGGTATTGTACCTTATCAAACTCCATCATTTCGGTAGAGAGGATAAAACAGTATATGAGCATACCAGAAGAACCTCCTGCGGTTGTGGACGGTAGAAGACCACCGTCCTCATGGCCTTCTAATGGTACCATTCACTTGCAGGAGCTTAAG ATAAGATACCGTCCCAATGCTCCATTGGTTCTCAAAGGAATCTCTTGCACGTTCAGGGAAGGGACAAGAGTTGGAGTTGTGGGGAGAACAGGAAGTGGGAAAAGCACTTTGATCAGTGCTTTATTTCGTTTGGTAGAACCAGCAAGTGGTTGCATATTGATTGATGGTATTGACATAAGTAAGATTGGTCTGAAGGACCTGAGGATGAAACTCAGCATCATTCCTCAAGAGCCAACTCTTTTCCGTGGCTGCATAAGGACCAACCTTGATCCTTTAGGTGTTTACTCCGACGATGAAATCTGGaag GCTCTCGAGAAGTGTCAGCTCAAGATAACGATCAGCAATCTCCCTAATAAACTTGATTCATCAG TGAGTGAGGAAGGAGAGAACTGGAGCGTGGGACAGAGACAGTTGTTCTGTCTGGGGAGAGTGCTGTTGAAGAGGAACAAAATATTGGTGTTAGATGAAGCTACAGCTTCCATTGATTCAGCCACTGATGCAATCATTCAGAAAACTATAAGAGAGGAGTTTTCCGAGTGCACGGTGATAACAGTTGCTCATAGAGTACCAACGGTTATAGATTGTGACATGGTCATGGTTCTCTCATTTG GTGATATTGTGGAGTACAACGAGCCTTGGAAGCTGATGGAGACTGATTCTTACTTCTCCAAGCTAGTTGCTGAGTATTGGGCAAGTTGCAGAGGACATTCTTCTCAGAATCTTCAAGTCCACATCTAA